The Novosphingobium sp. Gsoil 351 genome contains the following window.
GTGCAGGTCCGCTTTCCACCCCAACCTCGCCGTCGCCCCGTGCTCGACACGGGGCTAGGCTGACTTGCGGAGCCGCGGGGGGCCCAAGAAAAGCACAGCCCCGTGTCAAGCACGGGGCAACGGGCTGGTTTTTGATTGGAAAGGAACCGCGAGCCTTTAGAGCTGCATTGCCAGTCCGCCGTTCGCCCGATTTCATCACTGAATCACAAGCCGAGCGAGAACGCCCATGACCGCCCTCACCATCTGGACCTACGACTGGGTGCCCGAAATGCCGCGCGGGTTCGTGCGCGACCTGCGGCTGAGGTGGGCCTGCAACGAGGCGCGGCTTTCTTACGAGATCCGCACGGTTCCGTTTGACGGGCGTGAAACCAATCACCTGGATCGGCAGCCGTTCGGGCAAGTGCCGTTCCTGACCGATGGCGCCATCGAGCTGTTCGAGAGCGGCGCCGGGCTGCTCCATCTGTCGCGCAAGTCCGACGCGCTGCTCCCGCGCGACGCGGCGGGCGAGGCGGAGACGCTGCAGTGGCTGTTCGCCGCGCTCAATTCGATCGAGATGGTCACGCTGCCGTGGTGGTTCCTCAACATCACCGGCGGTGAAAGCGAGGCGCTGACGGGGTGGGTCGGCAAGCGGCTCGGCCAGCTCGAGCGCGTGCTGGAAAGCCGCGAATGGCTCGCCGCCGGTCGCTTCACGGTCTCCGACCTGCTGATGGCCGACATCCTGCGCGTTCCCGGTGTCCGCTCGTTCGGAGACCGCCCCGCGACCGCCGCCTATGTCGACCGCATCACCGCCCGCCCGGCGTTCCAGCAGGCCCACGCCGAGCAGATAGCGCAGTTCGCGGTGGCCGACACGGGAAGAGGCTGAGCGGCAGTTCGGTTTCTCCTTGGACCGGGAAGCCGATCCTCCCCTGCAGGGGAGGTGTCGCCACGAAGCGGTGACGGAGGGGTGACAACGCCGGCGTCGATACCCCTCCGTCAGCCCAAGAGGGCTGCCACCTCCCCTTGCAGGGGAGGAGCTTTCTCCGTCACAGATACTTCGCCAGCACCGCAAACACGTCCTTCAGGCCCGGCATGCTCTCCTCGGATCGCAGCTTGGCGAGCGCGCCGTCCACATCGAGCAGATACTCGGTAACGCTGTACTCCGCCTGACAGCGCTCCGCCCCCAGCCATGTCACGAGGCGCCGCGCGGCGCGGTTTTCGGACAGGATCTGGACGTTGAGCGTCTCGATATGTTCCAGGCGGCAGTTCACCAGCAGCACCGCGATCAGCATTCGCGCCAGGCCGAGCCCGTGGAACGCATCGACGATCGCGACCGAGAACTCCGCCGATTCGCTGTCGTCCTCGTCTCGCACCGCGTGGACCGCGCCGATCGCCGGCTGATCGCGGCTGTCGCTATGGATCGCGCCCCAGGCGATGTGGCGGTGGCCGTCGGCGTCGATCAGCCGCTCGATCACTGCCTTCGACGGCATGCGCTGCGGGGAGAAGAACCGCAGATAGCGCGATTCGTTGGACAACTGCTCGATCCCCTGCCGCATCCGCAATTCGTCGGTCGGGCGGATCGAGCGGAGGCAGACTTTGGTGCCGTCCTCGAGAGCCGTATGAATGATCTCGTCGATCATCCGATGCGGCCTACGCCCGTCATGACCGCCCGGCTCGCTCACCCTGCCACCCAGTCCTTCGCCGCCAGCCCCAGCGCCACGCAGGCAACCATCAAAGCGACGAAGAACATCGGGGTCCACGGCATCCACCCGACCGCGTCGAGATTGCGGCGGCGGACCCGGCGGCGATCACCCCACCAGGCCAGCGCGGCGAGCGTCGCGGCGGCGATCCCGATCGCGCGCATAGTCGAAAAATCGCTGAGCATCGCGGGGGCGCTAGCACCGCGCGTGGCGTGGCGAAACCATCGACGGACGCGCTTGCCAGGGGGGCGGGTGGCGTTAGGAGCGATCGCGATGACTGCTCCGGCGCACCGCCCCATCCTCGCGATCGCCCTCCGGCTGGCGGCGGCGGCGCTGATCGCGGCGATGCTGACGCTGGTCAAGCTGGCCGGCGAGGCGGGGGTGGCGCTGCCCGAAATCCTGTTCTGGCGGCAGTGCCTGTCGATCCCGCTGCTGCTCGGCTGGATGCGGTTGACCGGCAACACCGGCCTGCTGCGCACGCAGCGCCTGTGGATCCACGGCCGCAGGGCGATGTTGGGGCTGACCAGCATGAGCCTGTTCCTGGGGGCGGCGCTGTTCATGCCGCTGGCCGAGCTGACCACGCTCACCTTCGCCGGGCCGCTTTTCGCGGTGGCGCTATCGGCGCTGCTGCTCAAGGAAGCGGTCGGGCCGTGGCGCTGGGGCGCGGTCGCGCTGGGTTTCGCCGGGGTGGGAATCGTCGCGCAACCCTCGGGCGAGGCCCTACCCGCGCTTGGCGTGGCGATGGGCAGCTTGGCGGCGATGCTCAATGGGCTGATCTCGGTCCAGGTTCGCGATCTCGGGCGGACCGAGCACCCGCTGACCTCGGTGTTCATGTTCAGCGCGTTCTCGATGATCCCGCTCGCCCTGCTGCTGCCGTTCTTCGCCGCGCCGCACACCCCACCGACTTATGCGCTGCTGATCGGCACCGGGATCACCGGAATGCTCGCCCAGATCGGGCTGACCTCGGCGCTGCGGTTCGGCACCGTGGCGACCGTTACGGTAATGGACTATTCGGGCCTGATCTGGTCGACGCTGGCGGGGTGGCTGGTGTGGAACCACCTGCCTCCGCTGACCACCTGGATCGGCGCCCCGCTGATCATCGCGGCGGGGCTGATCGTGGTCTGGCGCGAACATCGCCTCGCCATCGACCGCGCCAAGGAGATCGCCGCGTGACGCTGCCAACCCTCTACCACTGCGGCGACGCCCGCTCGCTGCGCTGTCTGTGGGCGGCGGAAGAAGCCGGGATGGAGATCGACTTGCGCATGCTCCCCTTCCCGCCGCGCGCGTTCGCGCCCGAGTACAAGGAAGTGAACCCGCTCAAGACCGTGCCCGGCTGGGTCGAGAACGGCGTGCTCCTGACCGAATCGGCCGCGATCTGCGAACGCATCGCGCAAGGGACGGCGCTGGAAGTCCGTCCGGAGGAAGCGGACTACTGGTCCTACCGCAACTGGCTCCACCGCAGCGACGCGACGCTGACGTTCCCGCTGGCGATCGTGATCCGCTACACTCGCGTCGAACCGCCCGAGCGGCGGCTGGGCCAGGCGGTCGAGGACTACAAGGCCTTCTTTGCCGGCCGGGCGCGCAGTATCGAGATCGCGCTTGCGGATGGCCGGGAGTGGCTCTGTTCGGACCGCTTCACCATCGCCGACATCTGCGTGGGTTATGCCGCGTTCCTCGCCCGAACGCTTCGCGCGGAGGATACGCTGGGCGAGGCGACGGTGGCCTGGCTGGATCGATTGGTCGCGCGCCCCGGCTTCGTCCGCGCCCGGGCGCGGCAGTCCGCTCCGTCTAGTTGACCCGCCGCTCGCGCCCTTCCCAATAGGGCTCGCGCAAGGCCCGGCGCAGGATCTTGCCCGATGGGTTGCGCGGCAGTTCGGGGATCAGATCGATCGACTTGGGCACCTTGAACCCGGCGATCCGCTCGCGCGCCCAGGCGATGACGTGGTCGGGATCGACCGTGCGCCCCGGCTTGGCGACGACGCAGGCCTTGACCGCCTCGCCCCACTTCGCATCGGGCACGCCGATCACCGCGACTTCGGCGATGTCCGGGTGGCCGTAGATCGCGCTCTCGACTTCGGCCGGATAGACGTTCTCGCCGCCGCTGATGATCATGTCCTTCATCCGGTCCTGGATGTAGATATAGCCGTGCTCGTCCATGGAGGCGGCGTCGCCGGTGCTGACCCAGCCATCGGCGGACAGCGTGCGGGAGGTCGCGTCGGGCAGGTTCCAGTATCCCAGCATGTTGTTGGACGAGCGGATCACGATCTCGCCCACCTGGCCGCGCGGCAGTTCCGCGCCATCCTCGCCGACGATCCTGACCTCGACCCCCGGCAGCGCCTTGCCCGCCGAGCGCATCCGCGGCGAACCGCTCATGTCATGGTCGTCGGGCGGGAGGATCGCGATCGTGCCGGCAGTTTCGGTCATGCCGTAGCATTGCATGAACCCGGCGTTGGGAATGGTCTCGACCGCCTGGCGAAGCAGTTCGAGCGGGATCGGCGCGGCGCCGTACATCACGTACTTGAGCCGCGAGAAGTCGCTTTCTTTCGCCTTGGGATGCTGGATCACCATCTGCAGCGCGGCAGGGACGATGAAGAAGCGGGTGATCCCCTGTTCGATCCCGGCAAGGCAACCTTCGGGCGAAAACTCGGTCTGGACGATCCCCCGCACTCCCGCGCCCAGCGCCATCAGCCCCAGCCCGGTCCCGCCGATATGCGCGCACGGCATGCAGACCAGGATCGCCTCGCCCTCGTCCCACTCGGCCCACGCCAGCCCCGCCTCGACGCCGGCGGCGCGTAGCCCGAAGATGTTGCGTGCGCTCAGCACCGCGCCCTTGGGATTACCGGTGGTGCCCGAGGTATAGAGCTGGAGCACCGCTTCGTCGGCTCCGGCGGGTTCGATTTCGGCGGGTTCGAGCGATGCGAACCACGCGCGCGCCTCGCTCGCGCCGACCACGCGCGGATGCGCGGGCAGACCGGCGGCGACCGCCTTGGCCGCGTCGACGAAATCGTCGCCCGTGAACACCAGCCGCGCGCCGGTGTCCCGAAGGATGAACGCGACTTCGGCAGGCGCGAGCCGCCAGCCGACCGGGACCATCACCACGCCGATGCGGCCCGCGGCGATCAGCAGCTCGAAATAGAGGGCCGAATTCTTGCCGTACCAGGCGATCCGGTCGCCCTTGGCGATCCCGGATTCGGCGAAAGCGGCCGCCATCTGGCGGCTCAGCCGTTCGATCCCGGCAAAGCTCAGCCGCTCATCGCCTTCCTCGAATATCGTCGCGGCGGGCCGTTCCGCCGCCCAATGCCGGACGAAGTCGTCGAAACTCATGAGATTTTCTGGCGCTGACATGGCATTCCTCTCGCGGTGCGGACACGGCCATCCGCTTATCGCTTTGTCTCATTTGACAGGAACCGGGGCATTGGCCAACCGTTGCGATACGGAATAGATACGCATCCGCGGGTCGCTCCCGCCACAGACAAGAGGATACTTCCGATGGTTCGCAAAATCATTCTCGCCATGGCCCTGAGCGGCATCGCGCTCACCGCCACCGCCTGCAACACCGTCAAGGGTGTCGGCCGCGACGTCGAATCGGTCGGCGAAGCGGGCGACAGGGCCATCCACTGATCCGAATGCCCGCAAGGGTCGCGAGCGCCCGCCGGAGCGATCCGGCGGGCGTTTTCGCATGGACTAGGGCGTCCACACCAGCCGCGGCTTGCGCGCGGCCAGGGTCTCGTCGAGCCGCCGCCGTGGCGCGAAATAGGGCGCATTCTTGAGGGTTTCGTCGCCTGACTTCGCCCGAACTGCCAGCGATCGCACGGCGCCGATGAACTGATCGAGGCTGGCCTTGCTCTCGGTCTCGGTCGGCTCAACCAGCATCGCTCCGTGGACGACCAGCGGGAAATAGACCGTCATCGGGTGATAGCCCTCGTCGATCAGCCCCTTGGCGAGATCGAGCGTCGACAGCCCGCCGCCGAACCCGGCATCGCTGAACAGCGCCTCGTGCATGCACGGGCCGGATGCGGCGAACGGCGCATCAAGCACGTCCTCAAGACTGCGCAGCACGTAATTGGCATTGAGCACCGCGTCCTCGGCAACCTGGCGCAGACCGTCGGCGCCATGGCTGAGGATGTAGGTCAGCGCACGGGTGAACATCCCCATCTGGCCGTGGAACGCCGCCATCCGCCCGAATGCCTGGGAATGTCCATGGCTTGCGGCATCTTCCTCCTCGATCAGGTGAATCGATCCGTCAGGCATCCGTGAGACGAATGGCAGCGGTCCGAACGGGCTGAGCGCTTCCGACAGCACGACCGGCCCCGAACCCGGCCCGCCGCCGCCGTGCGGGGTGGAGAAGGTCTTGTGCAGGTTGATGTGCATCGCATCGACGCCGAGGTCCCCAGGGCGGACCTTGCCGACGATCGCGTTGAAGTTGGCCCCGTCACAATAGACGAACCCCCCCGCGGCGTGGACCGCATCGGCGATCCGCTTCATCTCGGGCTCGAACAGCCCGCAGGTGTTGGGATTGGTGATCATCACCGCGGCGACGTCCGGTCCCAGCCGCGCTTCAAGCGCAGCGGAATCGACCCGGCCCGCGGCGGTGGCGGGGATGCTCTCCACCTTGTAGCCCGCGAACGCCGCGGTCGCGGGATTGGTGCCGTGCGCGCTTTCGGGGACCAGCACCACGCTGCGCGGATCGCCGCGCGCTTCCAGCGCCGCGCGGATGCACAGCAGCCCGCACAATTCGCCGTGCGCGCCCGCCTTGGGGGTCATCGCTACCCCGTGCATGCCGGTGAGCTCGATCAGCCAGTGCGCGAGTTCGCTGATCGCTTCGAGCGCGCCTGGAACGGTTTGCTGGGGCGCGAGCGGATGGACGTCGGCGAACCCGGGCAGCCGGGCGAGCTTCTCGTCGAGCCTCGGGTTGTGCTTCATCGTGCAACTGCCGAGCGGAAACAGCCCCAGATCAATCGCGTAGTTCTGGCGGCTGAGCCGGGTGTAGTGACGCACCGCCTCGGGTTCGGAAAGGCCCGGCACGGCGATCGGCGAGGCGCGCAGATGTGACGTCAAGGCGTCGAGCGGAGCGGCGGTTTCGGCTGCGAAATCGACCCCGGTGCGATCCATCGCGCCGATCTCGAACAGCAGCGGCTCTTCGAGCTGGAGCGCGCGGTTGCCGGTGAACGTGGGCGTAGCGGACGCATCGTCGTCGCCGCGCCCCAGCTCCGGACGCCAGCCCGCCGGGTTCATCGCGTTCATGCCAGCACCTCCCGCAACGCCGCGTCGAACGCCGCGATATCCTCGGCGGTCGTCAGTTCGGTTGCAGCGACCAGCAGCCCATTGGCCAGCGCCGCGTTGCCGGGATAGAGCCGCCCCAACGACACCCCGCCGAGCACCTGGCGGTCGGCCAGCTCGCGCACGACCGTGCGGGCATCGCGCGGAAGGCGCACCGCGATCTCGTTGACATAAGCGCGATTGATCAGCTCGACCCCGGGAATTGCCGTGAGCATGCGTGCAGTCTCACACGTCCGAGCGTGCGACTCTCGCGCCATCCGCTCCAGCCCAGTGCCTCCCAAGAGTGTCATATGAATGCTGAATGCCAGCGCGCAAAGCCCTGAATTGGTGCAGATATTGCTCGTCGCCTTTTCCCGCCGGATATGCTGCTCCCGGGTCGAGAGCGTGAGCACGAAGCCGCGCCGCCCTGAGGCATCGACCGTCTCTCCGCACAGCCGGCCGGGCATCTGCCGGACGAATTTGTCGCGGCAGCCGAACAAGCCGAGATAGGGCCCGCCGAACTGCAGCCCAACCCCGATCGCCTGTCCCTCGCCGACCACGATGTCCGCGCCCAAGGTGCCCGGGCTTTCGATCACCCCCAGCGCGACCGGTTCGGTCACCACGGCGATCAGCAGCGCGCCGTTTGCCTGCGCCGCGGCGGCGATCCTGGCGAGGTCGGGGATCCGGCCCATCACGTCGGGATACTGGACGACGACCGCACTGGTCTGGGCATCCAGTTGTGCGATCAGCGCGTTATCATCGGTTTCCGCGACGAGCTCAGGCGTCTCAACCAGCAGATCGTCGCCGGTGAACCGCGCCATCGTCTTAGCCGTTTCGACGTAGTGCGGGTGCAGCCCCGAGGAGATCACCACACGCGACCTGCGGGTGATCCGCCCGGCCATCGCGATCGCTTCCCAGCAGGCCGTCGAACCATCGTACATCGAGGCATTGGCGACATCGGTGCCCAACAGCCGGGCGACCTGAGTCTGGAACTCGAACAACACCTGCAGCGTGCCTTGCGCGATCTCGGGCTGATAGGGGGTGTACGAGGTGAGGAACTCGCCGCGCTGGATCAGGTGGTCGACGCTGGCCGGGATGTGATGGCGATATGCCCCTGCGCCGAGGAAGAACGGCGCCGCCCCTGCGCTCAGGTTCTTCGCGGCGAGCCTGACCATGTGGCGCTCGACCGCCATTTCGGCGGCGTGGCCGGGCAGTCCGGCGATCGGCCCGGAAAGCCGCGCTTCGACGGGAACGTCGGCGAACAGCGCGTCGATATCGGCCGCGCCGATCGTGGCCAGCATCGCGGTGCGGTCGCCGTCACGTAGTGGAAGATAGCGCATGGTCGTCCTCGGTTGGTGAAGCGGCAACCCCGCCGCGCAACCGCGCGGCGTGAGCGAAGGTTCCAGAAAAGCGATGATTGCCAATGTGATCGGCGTGCATCCAGGGACACAGCCAGAGCTTCATCCCGGCTGCGCGGACACGGTCGCAGAAGCCGAAGTCCTCGGAGCGCTGGCGCCGAGTCACGGGATCGATCCGGCTGCCGTAGAACATGTAGGCGACCTCGCCCATGTCGTGCCCGACGCGTTCGCGACCGTCGGGGACGAACGCCAGCTCGGGATACGCGTCCATCATGCGCTCGTAGGTCGCGCGGCGGACCATCGAATATCCGCCGAGCACGGTCTCGACTTCAACCGGACGGTCCAGGCGAAAGCTCCCACCCTCACCCGCCACGAATACCGGCAGGTCGCCGCTGAACTTGGCCAGTTCACCCGCGGCCACGCCCGCCCCGGCGGCCTCGCCGACCGCGCCCCAGGCGATCGCCTTCCGCGGATAACTGCCGCCGATCACGTCGTATGGGGTGTCGTCGCCC
Protein-coding sequences here:
- a CDS encoding glutathione S-transferase family protein, which gives rise to MTALTIWTYDWVPEMPRGFVRDLRLRWACNEARLSYEIRTVPFDGRETNHLDRQPFGQVPFLTDGAIELFESGAGLLHLSRKSDALLPRDAAGEAETLQWLFAALNSIEMVTLPWWFLNITGGESEALTGWVGKRLGQLERVLESREWLAAGRFTVSDLLMADILRVPGVRSFGDRPATAAYVDRITARPAFQQAHAEQIAQFAVADTGRG
- a CDS encoding GNAT family N-acetyltransferase gives rise to the protein MIDEIIHTALEDGTKVCLRSIRPTDELRMRQGIEQLSNESRYLRFFSPQRMPSKAVIERLIDADGHRHIAWGAIHSDSRDQPAIGAVHAVRDEDDSESAEFSVAIVDAFHGLGLARMLIAVLLVNCRLEHIETLNVQILSENRAARRLVTWLGAERCQAEYSVTEYLLDVDGALAKLRSEESMPGLKDVFAVLAKYL
- a CDS encoding DMT family transporter, with the protein product MTAPAHRPILAIALRLAAAALIAAMLTLVKLAGEAGVALPEILFWRQCLSIPLLLGWMRLTGNTGLLRTQRLWIHGRRAMLGLTSMSLFLGAALFMPLAELTTLTFAGPLFAVALSALLLKEAVGPWRWGAVALGFAGVGIVAQPSGEALPALGVAMGSLAAMLNGLISVQVRDLGRTEHPLTSVFMFSAFSMIPLALLLPFFAAPHTPPTYALLIGTGITGMLAQIGLTSALRFGTVATVTVMDYSGLIWSTLAGWLVWNHLPPLTTWIGAPLIIAAGLIVVWREHRLAIDRAKEIAA
- a CDS encoding glutathione S-transferase family protein translates to MTLPTLYHCGDARSLRCLWAAEEAGMEIDLRMLPFPPRAFAPEYKEVNPLKTVPGWVENGVLLTESAAICERIAQGTALEVRPEEADYWSYRNWLHRSDATLTFPLAIVIRYTRVEPPERRLGQAVEDYKAFFAGRARSIEIALADGREWLCSDRFTIADICVGYAAFLARTLRAEDTLGEATVAWLDRLVARPGFVRARARQSAPSS
- a CDS encoding long-chain-fatty-acid--CoA ligase is translated as MSFDDFVRHWAAERPAATIFEEGDERLSFAGIERLSRQMAAAFAESGIAKGDRIAWYGKNSALYFELLIAAGRIGVVMVPVGWRLAPAEVAFILRDTGARLVFTGDDFVDAAKAVAAGLPAHPRVVGASEARAWFASLEPAEIEPAGADEAVLQLYTSGTTGNPKGAVLSARNIFGLRAAGVEAGLAWAEWDEGEAILVCMPCAHIGGTGLGLMALGAGVRGIVQTEFSPEGCLAGIEQGITRFFIVPAALQMVIQHPKAKESDFSRLKYVMYGAAPIPLELLRQAVETIPNAGFMQCYGMTETAGTIAILPPDDHDMSGSPRMRSAGKALPGVEVRIVGEDGAELPRGQVGEIVIRSSNNMLGYWNLPDATSRTLSADGWVSTGDAASMDEHGYIYIQDRMKDMIISGGENVYPAEVESAIYGHPDIAEVAVIGVPDAKWGEAVKACVVAKPGRTVDPDHVIAWARERIAGFKVPKSIDLIPELPRNPSGKILRRALREPYWEGRERRVN
- a CDS encoding entericidin A/B family lipoprotein, with product MVRKIILAMALSGIALTATACNTVKGVGRDVESVGEAGDRAIH
- the gcvPB gene encoding aminomethyl-transferring glycine dehydrogenase subunit GcvPB; the encoded protein is MNAMNPAGWRPELGRGDDDASATPTFTGNRALQLEEPLLFEIGAMDRTGVDFAAETAAPLDALTSHLRASPIAVPGLSEPEAVRHYTRLSRQNYAIDLGLFPLGSCTMKHNPRLDEKLARLPGFADVHPLAPQQTVPGALEAISELAHWLIELTGMHGVAMTPKAGAHGELCGLLCIRAALEARGDPRSVVLVPESAHGTNPATAAFAGYKVESIPATAAGRVDSAALEARLGPDVAAVMITNPNTCGLFEPEMKRIADAVHAAGGFVYCDGANFNAIVGKVRPGDLGVDAMHINLHKTFSTPHGGGGPGSGPVVLSEALSPFGPLPFVSRMPDGSIHLIEEEDAASHGHSQAFGRMAAFHGQMGMFTRALTYILSHGADGLRQVAEDAVLNANYVLRSLEDVLDAPFAASGPCMHEALFSDAGFGGGLSTLDLAKGLIDEGYHPMTVYFPLVVHGAMLVEPTETESKASLDQFIGAVRSLAVRAKSGDETLKNAPYFAPRRRLDETLAARKPRLVWTP
- the gcvPA gene encoding aminomethyl-transferring glycine dehydrogenase subunit GcvPA is translated as MRYLPLRDGDRTAMLATIGAADIDALFADVPVEARLSGPIAGLPGHAAEMAVERHMVRLAAKNLSAGAAPFFLGAGAYRHHIPASVDHLIQRGEFLTSYTPYQPEIAQGTLQVLFEFQTQVARLLGTDVANASMYDGSTACWEAIAMAGRITRRSRVVISSGLHPHYVETAKTMARFTGDDLLVETPELVAETDDNALIAQLDAQTSAVVVQYPDVMGRIPDLARIAAAAQANGALLIAVVTEPVALGVIESPGTLGADIVVGEGQAIGVGLQFGGPYLGLFGCRDKFVRQMPGRLCGETVDASGRRGFVLTLSTREQHIRREKATSNICTNSGLCALAFSIHMTLLGGTGLERMARESHARTCETARMLTAIPGVELINRAYVNEIAVRLPRDARTVVRELADRQVLGGVSLGRLYPGNAALANGLLVAATELTTAEDIAAFDAALREVLA